TTCAAATAGACACAAAACTGAAAACTGGCCTTTGCACAAACTTTGATCGTCCTTCTCATTTCCCTAGAGATACAGAAAAATATAATCTGGTCATAACATACGTTTAAAGTGCTCAGCATTAAAGCTTTCATTCCCCAAGCAGGACTTTCTTTTTTGATGAAGCCCACTAAATGGGAAGCATTGTAGGGTGCGAAACAAGTGGTGAAAACAAGAAGCGTCCCAACAACCAGTCCAATAGCTCTGAGTTTACGTTGCCGTTTGATTAGAGGCAAATTTGTCAAAATACGAATGAAACTAACATAAAAGAAGCAGCAAATGAGCAgaggaagaaagaaaaacaacattGCTATACTCAGCCGAACTGGGAGCAATTCTTTGAGCTGCTCTTTTGTAAATTTACGGTAACAACTCTGAGGTTCCGCCATCAGAGTGCGCTGATTAGTAGTGTTGTCCGCTACAAGAGAATCTGTAAATAACACCTTGTAAGGAAGTACTGAGTATCCCACAACAAGCACCCAAATGGCAACACATGTGATTATTGTATAAATGATTCTTTTTGGACTTTTATACTTTGCTGGAAATGCTACACACACATAGCGCTCAGTGCTAATCACTGTCAGGAATAGGCCGCTAGAATAGAAAGGGAGAAGGAACATGAAGAGACTGAGCTGGCAGAAGATTTGAGGCATGTTCCAGGTCATCTGATCTGCAGCCTCTTTCATTTTGAAGGGCAGAAAGGAGAGGAAAATGAGGTCAGAAATGGCAAGATTCAACATCAATAAGTCAATAGGGATTGGTTTGCTGGCAATTTTGCGAATACATGAGCACAATGCAAGCACAGTACCAGGAAAACCAATTAGAAACGTGATGATGTATATTGTGAGAAACGCCTCACAAACAAAGTCTTCAGACATTGCTGTCGGCCCTGCAGGTTCTTCCCAAGACACCAACTgcaatacacacatttttatagtattattatcaGAAGTGTTTCAGTATTTTCAAGCAGAATTTGAATTTGGGACTCACCAATGACTCTTTCTTTGTTATCAGTCTTGGTAAAAACCAATGGCCTTGCAGTTCTGTAAGACAGACCGGTTGGATACAGCAAACTGTATGATTTGCATTCTGTCCCGTTatgaaaatatgttttgaaatGAGTCtctgtttatttctattttttcaaTACTCAGGGCTACTAATTTGCTTATAGCTAATGCTACAAAACATAGACACGCACAGAGAGAGCATAACACAACTGTAAGTTCCATCTAAGACTAGTGTAAACCATTTAAATCTAGGATCAGAAACGAAAGCAGCTATTTTATTATGCATTCTGTTGTTTTAggacaaaatatatacagtagcatGTGTATATTAGAAACAAAATGGCTTATAAAGTTACTTAATATTTGTTCACAGTGCTGTTActtttttaaccaaaaaaaaaaggttttaaaacagtaGCA
This DNA window, taken from Danio aesculapii chromosome 19, fDanAes4.1, whole genome shotgun sequence, encodes the following:
- the si:dkey-211g8.7 gene encoding free fatty acid receptor 2, which produces MSEDFVCEAFLTIYIITFLIGFPGTVLALCSCIRKIASKPIPIDLLMLNLAISDLIFLSFLPFKMKEAADQMTWNMPQIFCQLSLFMFLLPFYSSGLFLTVISTERYVCVAFPAKYKSPKRIIYTIITCVAIWVLVVGYSVLPYKVLFTDSLVADNTTNQRTLMAEPQSCYRKFTKEQLKELLPVRLSIAMLFFFLPLLICCFFYVSFIRILTNLPLIKRQRKLRAIGLVVGTLLVFTTCFAPYNASHLVGFIKKESPAWGMKALMLSTLNVCYDQIIFFCISREMRRTIKVCAKASFQFCVYLKREVCC